A region from the Flavobacterium enshiense genome encodes:
- a CDS encoding purine-nucleoside phosphorylase, translating into MWEQVQETVNYIKETTGFTPEYGVILGSGLGGFTDDIQIEHTLPYSEIPNFPVSTVEGHKGALVFGTVGGKKLVAMQGRFHFYEGYDMKQVTFPVRVMKYLGVDKLIVSNASGGVNPNYKVGSVVLIKDHVNMMPEHPLRGKNDERFGPRFVNMSEPYSQKMISKAKEIAVLLGIEIKEGVYLGLQGPTFETLAEYKMVKALGCDCVGMSTVPEVIVARHMELETFGVSVITDMGDEASIGTVSHAEVLEAAKEAEPKVRNLIKNLIIQY; encoded by the coding sequence ATGTGGGAACAAGTACAGGAAACCGTTAATTATATAAAAGAAACGACTGGTTTTACTCCGGAATACGGTGTGATTTTGGGTTCCGGTTTGGGTGGATTTACAGATGATATCCAAATCGAGCATACGTTGCCTTACAGTGAAATTCCAAATTTTCCGGTTTCTACGGTTGAAGGCCACAAAGGTGCATTGGTTTTTGGGACTGTCGGGGGGAAAAAGTTGGTTGCTATGCAAGGTCGTTTTCATTTTTATGAGGGATATGACATGAAGCAGGTTACTTTTCCTGTGCGTGTAATGAAGTATTTAGGGGTTGATAAACTTATCGTATCCAATGCTTCCGGAGGAGTGAATCCGAATTATAAGGTGGGTTCTGTTGTGTTGATAAAAGACCATGTGAATATGATGCCGGAGCATCCGCTTCGTGGAAAAAATGACGAACGTTTTGGTCCTCGTTTCGTTAATATGAGTGAACCATACAGTCAGAAAATGATCAGCAAAGCCAAAGAAATTGCAGTTTTATTGGGTATTGAGATTAAGGAAGGAGTTTACCTCGGGTTGCAGGGGCCGACTTTTGAAACCTTAGCCGAATACAAAATGGTTAAAGCGTTAGGTTGTGATTGTGTCGGGATGTCAACGGTTCCTGAGGTTATTGTGGCTAGGCATATGGAGCTGGAAACCTTTGGTGTTTCTGTGATTACAGATATGGGCGACGAAGCAAGTATCGGAACAGTTTCTCATGCTGAAGTTTTGGAAGCAGCAAAAGAAGCTGAGCCTAAAGTCAGAAACCTAATCAAAAATTTAATTATTCAGTATTGA
- a CDS encoding glycosyltransferase yields the protein MLQILLYVFIGIIAIQLFYYLIVFGKFAYAKAQKVTPKRIPISVIVCAKNEAENVKKFIPLLAEQNYSDYEIVLIDDASSDETLEIFEAFQRKYSNMKLVKVQNNEAFWGNKKFALTLGIKAASKEYLLFTDADCYPTSKDWILNMSGQFTMHKTIVLGYGAYEKIKGSFLNKIIRFETMLTATQYFSWAKMGKPYMGVGRNLAYKREEFFRVSGFMNHMNVRSGDDDLFINQAAKANNTTICYAPDSFTVSKPKQTWKEWFNQKRRHVSTAKLYKGFDKFQLTLYYFSQLSFLILAILLLAFQFQWMIVGGLVVFRYLSAWITLGYAAGKLKEKDVMYWFPVIEIILIFTQLNVFLTNLVSKPVHWK from the coding sequence ATGCTGCAAATTTTACTTTACGTTTTTATCGGAATCATTGCCATTCAACTTTTTTACTATCTGATTGTTTTTGGGAAATTTGCATATGCCAAAGCCCAGAAGGTAACTCCGAAACGCATCCCGATTTCGGTAATTGTTTGTGCAAAAAACGAAGCAGAAAACGTAAAGAAATTCATTCCGCTTTTAGCGGAACAGAATTATTCTGATTATGAAATCGTGCTTATTGACGATGCTTCAAGCGACGAAACCCTGGAAATCTTTGAAGCCTTCCAGCGCAAGTACTCCAATATGAAATTAGTTAAAGTACAAAACAACGAAGCCTTTTGGGGCAACAAGAAATTTGCTTTAACATTGGGAATCAAAGCCGCTTCCAAAGAATACCTCCTTTTTACAGATGCTGACTGCTACCCTACTTCCAAAGACTGGATCTTAAACATGAGTGGGCAGTTTACCATGCACAAAACCATTGTTTTAGGTTATGGCGCTTATGAAAAAATTAAAGGCTCATTCCTTAATAAAATTATCCGTTTTGAAACCATGCTTACAGCTACCCAATACTTTTCATGGGCAAAAATGGGCAAACCGTACATGGGTGTCGGAAGAAATCTGGCATACAAACGCGAAGAATTTTTCAGGGTAAGCGGGTTTATGAACCACATGAACGTTCGCTCGGGCGACGATGATTTATTTATTAATCAGGCTGCTAAAGCAAACAATACTACCATTTGTTATGCTCCGGACAGTTTTACCGTTTCGAAACCAAAACAAACCTGGAAAGAATGGTTTAACCAGAAACGCCGACATGTATCAACAGCCAAATTATACAAAGGGTTCGATAAATTTCAGTTAACATTATACTATTTCAGTCAGCTGTCATTCCTGATTCTCGCAATTCTTTTGCTTGCATTTCAGTTCCAATGGATGATTGTGGGCGGATTGGTTGTTTTCCGATATTTATCCGCATGGATTACTTTAGGCTATGCCGCTGGCAAACTCAAAGAAAAAGACGTAATGTACTGGTTCCCTGTGATTGAAATTATCCTTATCTTCACACAACTAAATGTTTTCTTAACTAATTTAGTTTCAAAACCCGTACATTGGAAATAA
- the lipA gene encoding lipoyl synthase, with amino-acid sequence MNTVLESNIVPTGKPKWLRVKLPTGKKYTELRGLVDKYNLNTICTSGSCPNMGECWGDGTATFMILGNVCTRSCGFCGVKTGRPETVDWDEPEKVARSIKIMNIKHAVITSVDRDDIKDMGSIIWAETVKAIRRMNPETTLETLIPDFQGVERIIDRIIEVSPEVVSHNMETVRRLTREVRIQAKYDRSLAVLKYLKDQGIRRTKSGIMLGLGETEEEVIQTMKDLREANVDIVTIGQYLQPSKKHLPVKEFITPEQFAKYEQIGKELGFRHVESGALVRSSYHAQKHIL; translated from the coding sequence ATGAACACGGTTTTAGAATCCAATATAGTTCCCACAGGAAAACCAAAATGGTTACGCGTAAAGCTTCCTACAGGTAAAAAATACACTGAATTAAGAGGATTGGTTGACAAATACAACCTAAACACTATCTGTACTTCAGGAAGTTGCCCTAACATGGGTGAATGCTGGGGGGACGGAACCGCTACGTTCATGATTCTTGGAAATGTTTGTACGCGTTCGTGCGGATTTTGCGGTGTAAAAACCGGAAGACCGGAAACAGTGGATTGGGACGAACCGGAAAAAGTAGCCCGTTCCATCAAAATCATGAACATTAAACACGCTGTTATAACCAGCGTTGACCGTGACGATATCAAAGACATGGGATCTATCATATGGGCGGAAACCGTAAAGGCTATCAGAAGAATGAATCCTGAAACCACTTTAGAAACGCTGATTCCAGATTTTCAGGGAGTGGAAAGAATCATTGATCGAATTATTGAAGTGAGTCCGGAAGTAGTTTCCCACAACATGGAAACCGTTCGTCGCTTAACCCGAGAAGTACGCATCCAGGCAAAATACGACAGAAGTTTAGCTGTCTTGAAATATCTGAAAGATCAAGGTATCCGCAGAACCAAGTCGGGAATTATGCTTGGTCTTGGCGAGACTGAAGAAGAAGTAATCCAAACGATGAAAGATTTACGCGAAGCGAATGTGGATATCGTAACTATCGGACAGTACTTACAACCAAGTAAAAAACACTTACCGGTCAAGGAATTCATCACACCGGAACAATTTGCAAAATACGAGCAGATCGGAAAAGAATTAGGCTTCCGTCACGTTGAAAGCGGCGCGTTAGTTCGTTCTTCATACCATGCTCAAAAACATATTTTATAA
- the gap gene encoding type I glyceraldehyde-3-phosphate dehydrogenase, producing MSKTRIAINGFGRIGRNLFRLLLNHPTIEVIAINDIADVKTMAHLVKYDSIHGVLPYTVTSTDNSIIVDGKPFLFFNEKKISDLDWSSSNIDFVIESTGKHKTYEDISQHITVGAKRVILSAPSETELIKTVVLGVNEHILDGNEHIVSNASCTTNNAAPMIKVIEELCGIEQAYITTVHSFTTDQSLHDQPHKDLRRARGASQSIVPTTTGAAKAITKIFPHLEGKMGGCGIRVPVPDGSLTDITFNVKREVSIEEINSAFKKASENELKNILDYTEDPIVSVDILGNTNSCLFDAQLTSVIDKMVKVVGWYDNEIGYSSRIIDLISFLSKK from the coding sequence ATGTCTAAAACACGAATAGCAATAAACGGATTTGGCCGTATTGGCCGTAATCTGTTCCGATTATTACTCAATCATCCCACGATTGAAGTAATTGCTATTAACGACATTGCCGATGTAAAAACTATGGCTCACCTGGTGAAATACGACAGTATTCACGGAGTATTGCCTTATACCGTTACCTCAACCGATAATTCTATCATTGTTGACGGAAAGCCCTTTTTATTCTTCAACGAAAAGAAAATTTCAGACCTTGACTGGAGTAGTTCCAATATCGATTTTGTAATTGAATCTACAGGAAAACACAAAACCTACGAGGATATCAGTCAACATATCACTGTTGGAGCAAAAAGAGTCATCCTATCGGCTCCTTCGGAAACAGAATTGATAAAAACGGTTGTTTTAGGTGTAAACGAGCACATTCTCGACGGAAACGAACACATCGTTTCCAATGCAAGCTGTACTACTAACAACGCAGCTCCGATGATTAAAGTCATTGAGGAGTTATGCGGCATTGAACAAGCTTATATTACCACCGTTCACTCGTTTACAACAGATCAGAGTTTACACGACCAGCCACATAAAGATTTGAGAAGAGCCCGCGGCGCCTCACAATCAATTGTTCCTACGACCACTGGGGCAGCAAAAGCTATCACAAAAATCTTCCCACATCTGGAAGGAAAAATGGGCGGTTGCGGTATCAGGGTCCCGGTTCCGGACGGTTCGTTGACCGACATAACTTTCAACGTAAAAAGGGAAGTTTCGATTGAGGAAATCAACAGCGCTTTTAAAAAAGCATCTGAAAACGAACTTAAAAACATCCTTGATTATACGGAAGACCCTATTGTTTCTGTCGACATTTTAGGCAATACCAACTCCTGTCTTTTTGATGCCCAACTGACATCTGTAATTGACAAGATGGTTAAAGTTGTCGGATGGTATGACAATGAAATAGGCTATTCCTCGCGAATAATTGACCTCATAAGTTTTCTTTCTAAGAAATAA
- a CDS encoding RNA polymerase sigma factor, which yields MEITSEIIQQNIEKAKKGDQVAFTFLLDLFWNEVYGFMLKRTENETDTEDIVIETFAKAFDKIATYNPEFGFNTWLIAIAKNVHIDMLRKKKSSLFVDFNDEEDRQAYDIADTTPSVEDEIIKEQNLARLLLFIKELKPAYQEVIQLRYFQEMSYQEIADELNEPLNNVKIKLLRAKKLLAEIIQKKR from the coding sequence TTGGAAATAACTTCGGAAATCATACAGCAAAACATAGAAAAAGCAAAAAAAGGAGACCAGGTAGCCTTTACTTTTTTATTGGATCTTTTTTGGAATGAAGTTTACGGGTTCATGCTTAAACGCACAGAAAATGAAACCGATACCGAAGACATCGTCATTGAAACTTTCGCGAAAGCATTTGATAAAATAGCAACCTACAATCCTGAATTTGGGTTCAACACCTGGTTGATTGCTATCGCCAAAAATGTACATATCGACATGCTTCGCAAGAAAAAATCGTCATTATTCGTCGACTTCAATGATGAAGAAGACCGACAAGCTTATGATATAGCCGACACTACCCCAAGCGTTGAAGACGAAATAATCAAAGAACAAAACCTTGCCCGACTTCTTTTGTTCATAAAAGAATTGAAACCGGCCTATCAAGAAGTGATACAATTGCGTTATTTTCAGGAAATGAGTTATCAGGAAATTGCCGATGAACTCAACGAACCTTTGAACAATGTAAAAATCAAACTTTTACGCGCCAAGAAACTTCTTGCGGAAATCATTCAGAAAAAACGCTAA
- a CDS encoding tetratricopeptide repeat-containing hybrid sensor histidine kinase/response regulator: protein MRHLYILLFFLIAKLNCFSQEKNATINVDSVPYYLEVSNFHKSSFDYDKALIYARKAKQYAIKNKLQRELADSHLSIGCIYNELDRQDEAIENYIRSITIYNDLEASSNSAFCYYSLGISYLRKNNLNLADNYFNKALAEYKTVNVPEATDLIELQKGIIEKHKGNTKEAIKKFNAITAKASLETVPDAKVEAYFELAEIDTKTNPQSAISNLEKAYEISKEGHNTNQKLRILKRLSALYESTDNIIKAHNYLKKFNILRDSIFNIRTKTTDVPAYERYIAMEQLKSIDKTNRENKAQEKSIKFSKLISILSIALISILSLLSLSLYKNNIIRTKTNQLLKDKNQELEIEKEKAERASKARAEFLSTVSHELRTPLNAINGITHILIEDNPKPTQMNYLNSLKFSGNYLLTFINDILEINRVESDAVEVENIDFDLRDLLENIVGSFSEIANKNKTVYHLEIDEKIPSTLIGDPTKLSQIFINLINNAIKFTTNGNVWVSATIKKEKTNSVKIHFEVRDTGIGIPKDRLNTIFDSFTQGSVEINRKYGGTGLGLAIVKRLVALLGGKIKLESEEGKGSRFHFDVSFNISNNVIEKRTEPVYDESLLVGKKILLVEDNKINQMITQKMLERKKMHCHIIENGEDAVEHMRDNIYDLVLMDVHLPGINGTIATEHIRKFNQETPIIALTAISLDENKEMLLSYGMTDVITKPFDPDKFYEVIAVTICQRINTE, encoded by the coding sequence ATGAGGCATTTATACATTTTACTCTTTTTTTTAATAGCAAAACTTAATTGTTTTTCACAAGAGAAAAATGCAACTATTAATGTTGACAGTGTACCCTATTATCTAGAAGTTTCAAATTTCCACAAGAGCAGCTTTGATTACGACAAAGCACTTATCTATGCCAGAAAGGCGAAACAATATGCCATTAAAAACAAACTTCAGCGCGAACTGGCAGACAGCCATCTTTCCATCGGATGTATTTACAATGAATTGGATAGGCAGGATGAAGCCATTGAAAATTACATCCGCAGTATAACCATTTACAATGACTTAGAAGCTTCATCAAACAGCGCTTTTTGTTACTATTCCCTTGGAATAAGCTATCTTAGAAAAAACAATCTGAATCTTGCCGATAATTATTTCAACAAGGCTTTGGCCGAATATAAAACGGTAAATGTTCCGGAAGCAACTGATTTAATTGAACTTCAAAAGGGGATTATAGAAAAACACAAAGGCAACACCAAAGAGGCTATAAAAAAATTCAATGCCATCACAGCCAAAGCTTCCCTTGAAACTGTTCCCGACGCAAAAGTGGAGGCCTATTTTGAACTGGCAGAAATAGACACCAAAACTAATCCACAATCGGCTATCAGCAATCTGGAAAAGGCCTATGAAATCTCAAAAGAAGGTCACAATACCAATCAAAAATTACGGATACTCAAACGTTTGAGTGCTCTCTACGAATCAACGGACAACATAATCAAAGCCCACAACTACTTAAAAAAGTTCAATATTCTCCGTGATTCTATTTTCAACATCAGAACAAAAACGACTGACGTACCAGCTTACGAAAGGTACATCGCAATGGAACAATTAAAATCTATTGACAAGACAAACAGGGAAAATAAAGCGCAGGAAAAATCAATTAAATTCTCCAAACTGATCAGCATCCTGAGTATCGCCTTAATATCCATTCTATCCCTTTTAAGTCTTTCTCTGTACAAAAACAATATAATCCGAACAAAAACAAATCAGCTCCTAAAAGACAAAAACCAGGAGCTTGAAATTGAAAAAGAAAAAGCGGAAAGAGCCTCAAAAGCACGTGCTGAATTCCTTTCAACGGTAAGCCACGAATTGCGAACCCCGTTGAACGCCATTAATGGAATCACACATATCCTGATTGAAGACAACCCAAAACCCACCCAGATGAATTACCTAAATTCATTGAAGTTTTCAGGAAATTATCTACTGACATTCATAAACGACATCCTTGAAATAAACCGTGTTGAATCCGATGCTGTTGAAGTAGAAAACATCGACTTCGATTTAAGGGATTTACTTGAAAATATTGTCGGTTCATTCTCCGAAATAGCGAACAAAAACAAAACGGTTTACCATCTTGAAATTGATGAAAAGATTCCTTCCACTTTAATTGGAGACCCAACAAAATTGTCTCAAATTTTCATCAATCTTATCAACAACGCCATTAAGTTCACTACAAACGGAAATGTCTGGGTTTCAGCCACAATCAAAAAAGAAAAAACAAATTCCGTCAAGATACATTTTGAAGTACGCGATACCGGAATAGGAATACCTAAAGACCGATTGAACACAATTTTTGACAGTTTCACCCAAGGCTCAGTAGAAATAAACAGAAAATATGGCGGTACCGGTCTGGGGCTGGCCATTGTCAAAAGACTAGTCGCTTTACTGGGAGGCAAAATCAAACTGGAAAGCGAGGAAGGCAAAGGGTCGCGGTTCCATTTCGATGTTTCTTTCAACATCAGCAACAATGTAATCGAAAAAAGAACAGAGCCTGTCTATGATGAAAGTTTACTGGTAGGCAAAAAAATCCTTTTGGTTGAAGACAACAAAATCAATCAGATGATTACGCAGAAAATGTTGGAAAGAAAGAAAATGCATTGCCATATAATTGAAAATGGTGAGGACGCCGTAGAACATATGCGTGACAATATTTATGATTTGGTTTTAATGGACGTCCACCTTCCAGGCATCAACGGAACCATCGCCACAGAACATATCCGGAAATTCAATCAGGAAACCCCTATTATTGCACTTACAGCAATTTCTTTAGATGAAAACAAGGAAATGCTGCTTTCTTACGGAATGACCGATGTAATCACAAAACCGTTTGATCCGGACAAATTCTATGAAGTCATAGCTGTCACCATCTGTCAAAGAATCAATACTGAATAA
- the nhaA gene encoding Na+/H+ antiporter NhaA, translated as MKVTKLFADFFESEKASGIILIICTIVSLVLANSIVRENYEQIWHYQLGHHSVEHWINDGLMTIFFLLIGLELEREVYIGELSKIKNALLPIIAAVGGMLVPAGIYMFFNYGTPTQPGAGIPMATDIAFALGALSLLGNRVPTSLKVFLTALAVIDDLGAILVIAFFYTDNLSLFNLGIALGIMGVLFIFNRMKVSSWIPYIIGGIGMWYFMLNSGIHATISGVLLAFVIPFGDGSEKTISSKMQHFLHKPVAFFVLPVFALANTAIFIESDWVEGLIHENSIGIFFGLVTGKPLGILLFCFLAVALGWCSLPPGVRWKHVLAVGFMAGIGFTMSIFITLLAFKSYPEAVTVSKIAIMISSLAAGIIGYVFLNSSLKGDEVHGEEL; from the coding sequence ATGAAAGTAACCAAATTGTTTGCCGATTTTTTTGAAAGTGAAAAAGCCTCCGGAATTATTTTGATTATATGTACGATTGTTTCTCTGGTTCTGGCGAATTCTATAGTTAGGGAAAACTATGAGCAAATATGGCATTACCAACTGGGGCATCATTCGGTGGAACATTGGATAAACGACGGACTGATGACTATCTTCTTTTTATTGATTGGATTGGAGTTAGAACGAGAGGTCTATATCGGTGAATTATCTAAGATTAAGAATGCGCTTTTACCTATAATCGCTGCCGTAGGAGGAATGTTGGTTCCGGCAGGGATTTACATGTTTTTTAACTACGGAACTCCTACTCAGCCTGGCGCCGGAATTCCGATGGCTACCGATATCGCTTTTGCTTTGGGAGCTTTGTCGTTACTGGGGAATAGGGTGCCAACATCTTTAAAAGTTTTTTTAACCGCCTTAGCTGTTATTGATGACCTTGGGGCGATTTTAGTAATTGCTTTTTTTTATACTGATAATCTTTCGCTGTTCAATTTAGGCATTGCTTTAGGGATTATGGGAGTGTTATTCATTTTTAATCGGATGAAAGTGTCCAGTTGGATTCCTTATATAATTGGCGGGATTGGAATGTGGTATTTTATGCTGAATTCAGGAATCCATGCTACTATTTCAGGTGTTTTGCTGGCATTCGTAATTCCGTTTGGGGATGGGAGCGAGAAAACGATTTCCTCAAAGATGCAGCACTTTCTTCATAAACCGGTGGCCTTTTTTGTTTTGCCGGTCTTTGCTTTGGCTAATACTGCTATTTTTATTGAAAGTGACTGGGTTGAAGGATTGATTCATGAAAACAGTATCGGTATCTTTTTTGGATTAGTAACGGGTAAGCCTCTCGGTATTTTACTGTTTTGCTTTCTCGCAGTCGCTTTGGGATGGTGCAGTTTACCGCCCGGTGTAAGATGGAAACATGTTTTAGCTGTGGGTTTTATGGCGGGTATCGGTTTTACTATGTCTATTTTTATCACTCTTCTGGCGTTCAAGTCATATCCAGAGGCTGTTACTGTTTCTAAAATAGCGATTATGATTTCGTCTCTTGCGGCGGGGATTATCGGATATGTTTTTCTTAACAGTTCACTCAAGGGTGATGAGGTTCATGGCGAAGAATTATAA
- a CDS encoding FMN-binding negative transcriptional regulator yields MYIPELYKNENAAEIKSFLKSNSFGVLVNQTEGRLWGTHIPLELETNQQGKEVLFGHISKENPQWKAFENNNDVLAIFSGPHSYISSSWYDHENVPTWNYIAVHVYGKTRIIEGNEMLYALKKLVDKYEANSKNPVRIENLSAESMKQTEGFVAFEIEITEIQAVKKLSQNRDDKNHALIISELEKSTDQNAVTIACEMARERKR; encoded by the coding sequence ATGTACATACCCGAGCTATACAAAAACGAAAACGCAGCCGAAATCAAAAGCTTTTTAAAAAGCAACAGCTTTGGCGTTCTGGTAAATCAGACAGAAGGAAGACTTTGGGGAACCCACATCCCATTGGAACTGGAAACCAATCAACAAGGAAAAGAAGTGCTATTCGGACATATTTCCAAAGAAAACCCCCAATGGAAAGCCTTTGAGAACAACAATGATGTTTTGGCAATATTTTCGGGTCCACACTCCTACATATCTTCTTCCTGGTACGACCATGAGAACGTTCCTACATGGAATTACATCGCGGTTCACGTGTATGGCAAAACACGAATCATCGAGGGAAACGAAATGCTTTATGCTTTGAAAAAACTGGTCGACAAATACGAAGCCAATTCCAAAAACCCGGTGAGAATTGAGAATCTTTCCGCAGAAAGCATGAAACAGACAGAAGGCTTTGTGGCTTTTGAAATTGAAATCACCGAAATCCAAGCCGTTAAGAAACTTTCACAAAACCGAGATGATAAAAACCATGCCCTGATTATTTCGGAACTGGAAAAAAGCACAGACCAAAACGCCGTAACCATTGCCTGTGAAATGGCCCGGGAACGCAAACGATAA
- a CDS encoding energy transducer TonB — protein sequence MSKINIYETGWLNMVFEGRNKAYGAYQLRSENPKTTVKAFFSAILLLAGVAAIPVLINYLEPKKVTADVTPLTLDDDIILVDADTFIEEEPKKKDIGPADSKPLTDEKVIKYVNMVPTEKEKVTEEATRNEELETGKIGTTNQDGNESNSNTAAVTTTTDPNGGSGNENPSTVEVLGTLEVMPQYPGGVAAFLNTVGKKFKTPEVDENVKLLRVIVYFVIEKDGTLSNIKVTKDPGYNLGKEAERVLKSINTKWTPGYKNGKPVRTAYTLPITVNIQ from the coding sequence ATGTCCAAAATCAACATTTACGAAACCGGTTGGCTTAACATGGTTTTCGAAGGTAGAAACAAAGCCTATGGCGCTTATCAGCTAAGATCTGAAAATCCAAAAACAACAGTAAAAGCCTTTTTCTCTGCAATACTTTTATTAGCCGGTGTGGCAGCAATCCCGGTATTGATTAACTATCTGGAACCTAAAAAAGTCACCGCAGATGTCACTCCCCTCACTCTCGATGACGACATCATACTCGTAGATGCAGATACATTTATAGAGGAAGAACCTAAAAAAAAGGATATTGGCCCAGCTGATTCAAAACCTTTAACAGACGAAAAGGTTATCAAATATGTCAACATGGTTCCGACAGAAAAAGAAAAAGTAACAGAAGAAGCAACTAGAAACGAAGAATTAGAAACCGGAAAAATCGGAACAACAAATCAGGACGGCAATGAAAGCAACAGTAACACTGCGGCCGTAACAACGACAACTGATCCCAATGGCGGATCAGGAAACGAAAATCCATCTACTGTTGAAGTACTCGGAACATTAGAAGTGATGCCACAATATCCGGGCGGTGTAGCTGCTTTCCTGAATACTGTCGGCAAAAAATTCAAAACACCCGAGGTAGACGAAAACGTTAAATTATTGCGAGTGATCGTTTATTTTGTTATTGAAAAAGACGGGACACTTTCAAATATTAAAGTAACGAAAGATCCGGGCTACAACCTTGGCAAAGAAGCGGAAAGGGTTTTAAAAAGCATAAATACAAAGTGGACTCCAGGTTATAAAAACGGAAAACCTGTACGAACCGCCTACACCCTTCCTATCACTGTCAACATCCAATAA
- the murB gene encoding UDP-N-acetylmuramate dehydrogenase, with translation MQIEHNFSLKNYNTFGIEAKAKSFVEVTNTDELAQILKEHKNEKLFILGGGSNMLLTKDIDALVVHINLKGQKVLKEDDDFVWVQGNAGENWHEFVLWNLEQNFGGIENMSLIPGNVGTTPIQNIGAYGTEIKDTMVSCEAMKIDTQEIHTFTNEECQFGYRESIFKNEAKDQYVITSVVYKLTKKNHKINTSYGAIDGELAKHNITNPSIKDVSNAVIAIRQSKLPDPKELGNSGSFFKNPIVAKELYEKAHAEHADMPHYTVGENEVKVPAGWLIEQAGFKGKRFGDAGVHKLQALVLVNYGNATGQEIFNLSKEIQKTVLEKFGIPIEAEVNII, from the coding sequence ATGCAGATAGAACACAATTTTTCACTTAAAAATTACAACACATTTGGCATCGAAGCCAAAGCAAAATCATTCGTAGAAGTTACCAATACTGATGAATTAGCTCAAATTTTAAAGGAGCACAAAAACGAAAAACTGTTCATCCTGGGCGGCGGAAGCAACATGCTTCTAACAAAAGACATTGATGCTTTGGTGGTTCACATCAATCTAAAAGGCCAAAAAGTCCTGAAAGAAGACGATGATTTTGTTTGGGTTCAGGGAAATGCAGGTGAAAATTGGCACGAGTTTGTATTGTGGAATCTGGAACAGAATTTCGGAGGCATCGAAAATATGTCATTAATCCCCGGAAATGTCGGCACTACTCCTATCCAAAACATTGGTGCTTACGGAACAGAAATCAAAGACACCATGGTTTCCTGCGAAGCCATGAAAATTGACACCCAGGAAATACATACGTTTACCAATGAAGAATGCCAATTTGGATACCGCGAAAGCATCTTCAAAAACGAGGCAAAAGACCAGTATGTTATCACTTCAGTTGTTTATAAACTGACGAAGAAAAATCATAAAATCAACACATCATACGGTGCCATTGACGGCGAATTAGCCAAACACAACATTACCAATCCTTCCATTAAGGATGTCAGCAATGCGGTGATTGCCATTCGTCAGAGTAAATTACCAGATCCAAAAGAACTGGGCAACAGCGGAAGTTTCTTCAAAAACCCGATTGTAGCTAAAGAACTTTACGAAAAAGCCCATGCCGAACATGCTGACATGCCTCACTATACCGTTGGCGAAAACGAAGTAAAAGTCCCAGCCGGTTGGTTAATCGAACAGGCCGGTTTCAAAGGAAAACGTTTTGGAGATGCCGGGGTACATAAATTACAAGCCTTGGTTTTGGTAAACTACGGAAACGCTACCGGTCAGGAAATCTTCAATTTATCAAAAGAAATACAAAAGACTGTGCTGGAGAAATTTGGCATTCCTATAGAAGCGGAAGTGAATATTATTTAA